The nucleotide window cccccccgaccTTGATACTGATACCAACAAATAGGGTGTTTAGTTAAAGATTATTTCTTTGATTGGCTCTATACCCGTTGGGGTCTAATTTGCATGGATTATCTATCTGGTTGCTTCTCTGTTTGAGGTGTTTCTGGATCtatttaagaaaatcaaacatgTCCCTTAAGGTGGGCCTATAGTAGAtcttaaaaaaagtgattttatttttttccaatggTGTTTGTGAAGATTGTGGGTTCAGTTTTAACTTGGGTTTTTGGATCTAATTTATGTTGTGTGATTGTTTGTTTTGGTTGattttccaaacaaaaagatgcaACTCCTGATAAATGGTATGATGAAGCAATTCCTGGCTTTTTAACCGCCAacattatttaatatgatttaaaaattattcaaacaaTTTCTAACAGTTTTTAAGGGTAGGAAAATGAACTGCCAGAATCATTTAACATGTTTCACTCACCACAACTGTCACGCCATCGTTTAATAGTGGACTTAACCTAGGGACTAAGAATACAAACAGATAGAAACAGTAACTAGAACTGgtcaaaattttgtttagaaACTAAAAGTGAATACTTAGAAAAGTTCAGAGAGTAAAAACATAGTTGATCATTAAAACTTTGGATGCTTCGCTATCTTAGCTTTGCATCTCCTCCTAATTGCAGTTCCACTATAACAGGATACATTCAGTTGCGCAGCTGGAGGCAATGATCCTGAAAGTTAAAACGGCTCCTTAAAGCAAATCTGATTATATAATTCAAATCATGGAAAGTTCTTTTCAAAATGTAGCTCTTGAATGTTtgtaaaataatcttaatttttttattgtccttACATCAGGCTTTACAAGTTGGACATTTCTGTtgggaaataaaaataaatggggCCAAAGAAACTTAATAAAACATGCTTACTCGTAAATTGTTGCTCCATTTCTTGGATATATGCCTAACCAATAGTGCATTAGACAACTTAGCTCAGGAcacaaaggaagaaaaattgtattgatgcatggaaaagaagaaaaaataatacaatattgCATTTGCATATCAATATAACATTGAGGCAATGCAACAAAAATACAGAAAAGCTGGGAAGAACACGTACTAAACTCCTAAATATTCAACACTCAGTTATTGCAACACCCCAAAAAGTAAATTTTCCTTTCTCCGTGAATCAAGCAGAACCATGGTGATTACTTTGGTGACTGGCACCATTCACTTGCCACTGGCAAGCTGGTTACGGATGAGTTTTGTGGCAGCAACCATGTTTGTGAGGGCCGGATTCACCTCAGGGTATTTGCGAGTCTTGAGCCCACAATCAGGGTTGACCCACAAAATGTTTTTCTCAAGCACTGCAAGCATCTTATTGATCCTATCAGCAATTTCATCAGTTGGTGGTATTCTTGGGGAGTGAATGTCATACACTCCAGGGCCAATTCCGGCTCCATATTTAACTCCATCACGGAACACTGACAGGAGCTTTTCATCAGAGCGAGAGTTCTCAATGGTAATCACATCAGCATCCATATCAATGATTGAGTGGATGATGTCATTGAAGTTAGAATAGCACATGTGGGTGTGGATCTGACAATTTTTAAGAATACAGAACATGTTATATTTTGATGTAAAGGCAGATGAATTCTATCTAATTCTAACTCATTGATTTGTAATCCAGAAGTACCTGAGTTGTATCCTGCACACCAATATTGGTGATCCTGAAGGAATGGACAGCCCAGTCCAAGTAGTTAGCTTGCTCTGACTTTCTCAATGGTAGCCCCTCCCTCAAAGCAGCCTCATCAATTTGGATAACAGTAATACCAGCCTTTTCAAGATCTTCTACTTCATCCTTGATAGCCAAAGCAATCTGATAGGTGGTCTCAGACCTGTAGATGGGGGTTAACACCATGTTAGAAATAACCATATTCTCTTTCTGAGCTCTTGAGTTTGTTTGTACGTACCTAGGTTGGTCATTTCGAACAAAGGACCAGTTGAGAATGGTGACAGGGCCAGTAAGCATTCCCTTCATTGGGCGTTTGGTCATGCTCTGAGCAGTGGATGACCAGAAGACAGTCATTGGCTTGGGGCGGCTCACATCACCATAGATGATTGGCGGCTTCACACAACGAGATCCATAAGATTGCACCCAGCCATTAACGGTAAAGGCAAAGCCTGACAACTGCTCACCAAAGTACTCCACCATGTCATTCCTCTGCAATGAAAGGCACACCATTAGGCATTAGTACAAAGTAAAACCGCGAATTGGCAACATCACTTTCACCAAGAGGAGCGGAAAATCTGACAAGAGTATGCTATGTTATTCTTCAAAATGAAAGAGGTGAATAAAGATCTATCAAAGTAGTCTTTATGTGAGGATGAGAGCTGACCTCAGGCTCCCCGTGTACCAGGACATCGATATCAAGATTCTCTTGGAGTTCAACAACTTTGCGGATTTCCTCTTTAATTGAACTAACATACTCCTCCTCTGAGATcctgaaagaaaaaaacacaaatcaaaGGGGTCAGTAAAAGCCAAAATGGTCAAGAAAACAAGCCAACCTATCAACTCAAGGCATATCTTACTTGTTAGCCTTGTATTCACGACGCACCCTCCTCAGTTCAACAGTCTGAGGGAAGGATCCAATTGTGGTGGTTGGGAGGATTGGAAGGTTGAACTTCTTTTGTTGAGCATCCAATCTAGCACTGACATTTGTGGCACGACGATGATCAGAACCCTTCAATGCAGCAGCCtgagaagagaataaaagatGTCATCAATAACAGTGAACAAGACAATAAATTTCCTAACAAATCTTGCTCAACTGAATTAAGCAGTTGAACAGAAAACTACAGAAAATAAGCACTCACAGCCTTCTGAACAGCCTCATTAGTCACTCTTGGAGAGGACTTTCTTGAAGCTTGAGCAGCAGcattagaagagaaaaaggcctgaaaatgaaaacataaaaacagtaattcagagaaaaatgtagtgaaACTGAGAggaataaaacaattaatatatgAATATGCATATATTTCCTGTCAGTGCTAACTTTCTATCAAAACGCTTGGCTAATTTTATGATACTTGTTATTACTATTATGGGAACATTATACTTTCCctcaaatttcttaattttatgtcACCGATAATTATATACTATTTTCActttaaaattgttttgatctttttatcATACATTTTCTCTTCCAATTCTTATATTGATTGTTTCAAAATCATGGCAATTTTACAAGTGTATATTGCATAAGAATAtggttgaaaaatatataaaaatttcttgCTATGGCAATAGTTCCAAAAGTAAATGTTTCATGATagtatcatatttttaaaatttaaactactgTTTATTTTTTcccatattttatttgaattaagataacCATATTTTATTGTATTCATTTATATTCCCCCCACTActattatctatttatttaacaaCTCATTTGTCTGatgtaagataaaataaaaggaatagaGTTTACCTCAtccttttgaccagacaatgcCTTGGCCAATGCATTTACTTCAACAATTTTTTGGGCAGCAAAAGCCAGCCATGATTTTATCTCATTATCCAACTTGGTCTCATTAACAAGATCAACAGCAGTGTGAAGAAGTGAGCAGGAGGTAGACACGACAAGTTTATCTGCATTATAGTTTAGTAAATAGACGAATCAAGTGATTATATTAACTGttatctcctttcaaaaacaaaaatattaactgttatctaaaaaaaagtgattatgTTAACTGAAGAATTCTCCCAAATTTTTTCATGAATTACAGCAAGTACCTTTTCCCACAATGCCCTCAAGACTATTTAATGTATCGAGAGAAGCAGCAAGATTGTTAGCCCAAATGTTTCTTCCATCCACCACTCCAGCAAACATGTATTTTCCACTGGGAAATCCACCCTTGATTAGATCAAGAGTCTTGGTTCCACGGACTAAATCGAATCCAAATGCTGTGACTCCATTAAGAGCTGTGAGGGTCTGGTATGCCTCCGCGGTAATGTCAGCAAAGTAGGTCTCAATAAGAACGTTTAAGCCAGATAAAGTAGATTCAAGTTCTGCGTATGCTGTAGAAAATGCTTGCAACGTTTGAGAGTCAAGGTCTAAG belongs to Glycine soja cultivar W05 chromosome 5, ASM419377v2, whole genome shotgun sequence and includes:
- the LOC114412356 gene encoding 5-methyltetrahydropteroyltriglutamate--homocysteine methyltransferase-like, with the translated sequence MASHIVGYPRMGPKRELKFALESFWEGKSSADDLQKVAADLRASIWKQMTDAGIKYIPSNTFSYYDQMLDTTAMLGAVPPRYGLNNGEIEFDTYFSMARGNASVPAMEMTKWFDTNYHFIVPELGPDVNFTYASHKAVNEYKEAKALGVDTVPVLIGPVSYLVLSKPAKGVDKSFCLLSLLPKVLAIYKEVVADLKEAGASWVQFDEPIFVLDLDSQTLQAFSTAYAELESTLSGLNVLIETYFADITAEAYQTLTALNGVTAFGFDLVRGTKTLDLIKGGFPSGKYMFAGVVDGRNIWANNLAASLDTLNSLEGIVGKDKLVVSTSCSLLHTAVDLVNETKLDNEIKSWLAFAAQKIVEVNALAKALSGQKDEAFFSSNAAAQASRKSSPRVTNEAVQKAAAALKGSDHRRATNVSARLDAQQKKFNLPILPTTTIGSFPQTVELRRVRREYKANKISEEEYVSSIKEEIRKVVELQENLDIDVLVHGEPERNDMVEYFGEQLSGFAFTVNGWVQSYGSRCVKPPIIYGDVSRPKPMTVFWSSTAQSMTKRPMKGMLTGPVTILNWSFVRNDQPRSETTYQIALAIKDEVEDLEKAGITVIQIDEAALREGLPLRKSEQANYLDWAVHSFRITNIGVQDTTQIHTHMCYSNFNDIIHSIIDMDADVITIENSRSDEKLLSVFRDGVKYGAGIGPGVYDIHSPRIPPTDEIADRINKMLAVLEKNILWVNPDCGLKTRKYPEVNPALTNMVAATKLIRNQLASGK